AATTTTAGCATTATCATTAGAACTAGATTAACATTTTCATgtgaaatgtgtatttcttaactttggtatatatttttatattcaacaTTAACAAAAGTCCTTGATGTTTCAATTTGAAAGAGTCCAGTTGCGGGCTGAGGCTGAGAGTCCATTGAGGCTAAAGATGACTGGCTAAGATGACTGCCTGTCCCGTTTGGCCTTGGCTTTCACcttacaatgtgtgtgtgacctttgcCCCCCCTTGATCCTTGGCTGACCTAACCGGAAGCCATGATGACAGCAGCCTTTTGCCAATAGACCAGGGGTGATGGTGAGGATTGCCATTGGTTTTTATGTTGACAGCAAACATAAGTGGAGCGGCTCAAGTAAAGAacttgcaaacaaaacaaatgttgtaagtgagaaaacaggaaaacaaaattTCAGTCCGACATCCGGTCAAAAGCCAAAAGATAGGTGTATGTGTTTCTTTACATTGTTCTTTATCAATTTGATCGAACAGTGTCCTTGACCGCACCCTATCTGGATACCtcctttctgtttgtgttacaGGGTTCGGAGGTCTTGAAAGAACATCACTGTTCATTTGTTTATGCGGCtaaaccatcacagtgtgatgTACCGGTGTAAGACAGGCTTTGTATTGCCGGAATCAGATGCAGTGGTGTTCTTTGCAGCAGAGAACAACATCAAAATGCTGAACAATACAAACGAAACAAAGAGCCCGTGCAGTGGCCTGTAGATCACTTATCTgaagtttgtgtttgaaaaatggGATCAGAGGGACCCCTGTCGTTATTACAGTCAATTTTATACGCCCTTGGACTTTTATCTGGCAGGTCACTGTCTTGGGTTCATTAAATAATCCAGGCCAGTAGTTAATTGTCACTCaaccatttttttcatttctaacTCTTATcatgtgctgttgtttttaaaggtaGCGGTTACAGCAGCCGGAGCCGCACTGGCAGGGATAAGTACGGACCTCCAGTCCGTACTGAGTACCGTCTCATCGTGGAGAACTTGTCCAGCCGCTGCAGTTGGCAAGACCTCAAGGTACCTGTTCCAACACTATTGTTTTACCTTGGTTACTGTGGTGGATTGTTTTACACAGCAACTGCTAAAACAGAATGAGATTGTCTGCATATTTGGTTGTTCTgctcatattttattatttttggtgtCCCACAGGACTTTATGCGTCAGGCAGGAGAGGTGACTTATGCAGATGCCCACAAGGAACGCACAAATGAGGGTGTGATTGAGTTTCGGTCCCACTCAGACATGAAGAGGGCCATTGACAAGCTGGACGGTACAGACATCAACGGACGGAAGATTCGACTAGTGGAGGACCAACCTCGCAAACGAAGGTCTTACTCCGGCAGCCGCTCAAGGTGGGAACTCGGCTTAATCCTTCTGATTCTTCATACTTTTGGTAGAAGATGCACGCTAAACTCCTCTGATTCTGTGTTGCTAACAAACTTGTAACAACCAAATCTTGCTAAAGAACTGGCTGTAGTTCCATTTTTGACATTGTGCTGTCATCCTTAGATCTCGGAGCCGCCGCCGCTCCCGCAGCAGGAGCTCCAGGAGTCGCTCCAGATCCCACTCTAGGTGAGAACAGGTCTAATCCAAAAAACTAGATTTAAAATGAGGATTCTAATTTAAGACATAAATAAGGACGAAATGGAGGTAATGTATTGGGCCTTGTGccaaaaatgaataatattgtTAAATGGCACAGCCATGTAAATAATTGTGTTCTTTTTATTCCCCACAGGTCTCGTTCCCCTAGCAACAAGAGACGTCGCCATTCCCGCTCCAGATCCGGAAGAAAGTCTCGCTCCAAGTCAGGAGAAAGCAAATCACGATCTCGGAACCGCAGGTCCCGTTCTGGGTCCCGCAAATCGAAATCCCGGTCTCGTTCGGCTGACCGGAAATCAAAGTCCCGTTCTAAGAGTCTTTCAAAGGTAAAGTCAGAGCGGGGTTCTCGCAGTCGATCCAAGGAGATGTGTGGCGACAAGTCCCGCAGTCCTTCACCGTCCCCGATGGAGAACGGGAAAGAGGAGCGTGTCGCTAAATCTCCCTCCCGCTCCCCGTCTCCTCAAGAGGCTGACCGCCGATCCAAGTCCAGGGAGAAACGTTCAGCCTCCCGCTCAAAGTCTCGCTCAAGGTCTCGCTCAAGGTCTAGATCAGCTTCTCAGGATTagtggagttaaaaaaaaaaaaagaggtgttTCTCTAATCGTTGAGCTTGATCCCTATGCTGTACATACTGAGCAGTGTTGTCATACTGGCTTATGCTTCCTTGCTTGTCTACTTTTCTCCTACAAGTGTTAACTTgtcttaaacatgttttaaattcaGTGTTATTAGAGGATGCACCATAATTCTTATTTTGATTTATGTATCGGctcctcttaaaaaaaaaaaagtttactttaATTCAAAGTGTGATTGAGTCACAATAACTTAAACTTGATTGGTAAACTGTAGGCTTGTCATACCAGTCTGTTTTAATCAAAGACTGAATATAGCTCAGTAAaactttagttttattttactgtaagtGGTCCCAGTCCATTTGTGTGGAGCAACCGTCAGACAGTCTGATGCAACAgttctgttttcacattcattcagCTGTGTGGTTGTGGGAGAAAAGTAGCGCTTGGCTGGAGCATCGGAGTGGGGTATCCCTTTTGAGCTGCAGTCTCAATAATTGCTTTCTCATAGAATTGGCcaatctttgtgttttattgcgGTACTCCAAAATGCACAACTGGGATGCAAGAACTTGTACTGAAGAATCGCACATTTACAAAAGAATAAGGGTTTGTATTTCAACTGGCATTCTTGGGGGACTATTATGATCTCATTTTAACTTGTACATAAACTGCGTGATCCGCAACGAAAACCGATTTCTTCCTTTTGTTGTTACAAACTTGTGGAAGATCCTTTACTTTCTGGATTTTTGTCATCCTAGCGCTCCGAGGCCTCAAATCCAACGTCCCATTTTTCTCACATTTAGCGCTTAGTTTGGATTGCAGCCATGATGAAGTCATTTTCAATTTGTATTTCCCTGCGAGTTAGATCCTGGGGTTCTGGGTTTTGTCAAGCCTCTGCTCATTTAAAGTGTGCATCTAGTTCTGGAGTTTTTGTACTTAAAAGGAGCATCATTCACATGAGTGTCTGTGGGTTTATCAAACACCACCAGACTTAGTAAATACACCTCTTTCTCCATCTTGtggaacagatttttttttttctctgtgcaaatgagatataaaataaaaatgtgttttttttgtatgttcaATTAAAGATCTTAATGAAGAAATCCTGCCGTGTGAATGTGCTTCCTTTCTGCATCACAAGCCTTGTCTGCAGTCCCGACATGACCTATATCTGCTGCTTATGTAACCTCTCATGGAGGGCGGCTCTGTCTGGGGAGAGCCGGCCGAGCGCTGCAGAGGCTGGGTCCGTGTGGAGCTGAGGACGGTCGGTGCTGAGGTGGTGCTGAGGTGGTCCAGCTCACCGACATGTCGACTCAGAGTCTCTCTGTTACATTGTAGCCACCGAGCGGTGACTGTACTGGGGGCTCACGCATGCGCAGTTGGAGCCCCGGAGCCGCAGGAGATAATAGCTGGTAAGCCAAATTTCAGTTCCGAATTGATGTGAAACCAagaatttatttcacatttatatttaaaattctGCTCGTGTTAGATCAGAACCTCTGAACACACACGCGTCAgagaccagtgtgtgtgtgtctctgtgtgtgtgtgtgtgtgtctctgtgtgtggaaTCAAACCTTTGCGTTTTAATGTATGTTTGATATATCCACCGGACTCATTAACCTGTGGGGATAACCAGTCAGTAAGCAGTGGCCGCTTCCatcagcctgctgctgctgctggaggagatgcTGCTCATTCATCCCACATGCAGCTGGATGGTGACAGGTTCATTTTTCActaaatgacattttcacaggGTTTGAAACACTGCTTTATTCATCATCTGTCTCCTGGatgtgttggcctccgccattttatctgaaatgtattttctttagtgtgtgtgGACTTGATTTGTGCGTAAATATTGGTGTGTCACCATTATTGCCTTTTTATTGGAGGTATCCTCATGGATGGCTTTTAGAAAGTCACACGGGGTCATGGCTTTGATGGAGGAAAGCTCTGCCATCATTTTGTAAATGGCAtccttaaaatataattatgaatataattatttttggaGCTGgggggaaataaatcaaattcaaaGTATGTTCTTGTagttttacatttgataaatcTTAATCCATGTTTCTCATAGCcggagaaaaagtgaaaaagagaagTGCCTATCAGCAGGGGCTTTTAGTCGTATGATCTAAAAATGGTGGTGatataatttgttgtaaaatgttgaaaaatgcaCCAAAGTGTTCTTATGAATGTGCATTTTATAAATACCTTTATAATTAAAGATAACTGgtgcaagaaaaataaaatcagatgaCACAAACAACTGTGAAACAACATTTAAGGTTGGCAGGACTGAGGATCCATAACTTTTTATCCAAGTCCGTTGATTATATATAGACCATAAGAGGGATTCACAGCCTGTCCACATACAACACCCATGACTCAATTCAGATGATTACAATCTACGTAAAAAGGTTCACCTCTCTGTGCTGCAAACCTGTTACCTGTTTATTCTTTGAGAGCGTTGCTTTGTGCGGTCCCTGTAGTGCTCCGGAGTAAAGGACAGGGACGCCGTTATGAGTGCCAAAGTGAACATGGAGGCTCTACCCAAAGAAGCCGATCGCACCCCTTTGGATCCGTGCTCCTCGTCCCCTAGCGAGGCCGTCCTCATCTGTGGGAGTGATGGTGTGGCCAAGAAGGCTCGGCCCCAAACCCACACCACCACGGCTTTCCTCCTACCAGGTGAGCTGTCTGAGGGTGCCAGTGTGACACCCACTCTAGAGAGGGCCTTTCATGTTATATGTTGAAGACCACTGAAGCTTCTTGTATGGGCTTGAAAAGTGAGTGGAGGGGAGGATCTGcaaccactagatgccacttaATCCTTCACACCGGTCCTTTAAAGGGGAACTCATCATCTTTGCACATCAAAGTCTGTCCACAGTGTTCAGGGCTATGCTGcccttgtgaaaaaaaaatgatataaagcCTTTTGAGGCTCAAGATGGAGCGGGGTTCTCAAGTagtgtcacttgagtcagcgtcGGTTGGGGATGGAGATTAAAAGTTTGAAAATATCTGTGGATGTCAAGAGAGAAACGAGTGAGCTGACTAGACCTCTCTGCTCCTCAGGCCTGGTTGAGACGAGTGACTCAAGGCTAAGTTAGCCGCTATTAGCATAACACACCAGAATTTGAACTATCTGTTGGCAGTTGAGTTGCATTGTTGGAAATGTAGGCGCCAGGTTTAAGGAAGAGGACTGGACTGGGAAGGGCTGATCTTCTGATTAATGGATgatcctcttctcctcctgagCCGCAGCCACAGGACTCCTTTAAATGATTGTGTGTCTCTAGTAACACAGGTTAACATGTCATCATAGAACAACTCAGTTTTGTGGACCATAAGGTAAAATATATTGTAGGacaaaacagaaattaaatgatttttttttgcatttcgcatgaaagaaaaaaatacaagttgaCCAGAGTGAATTTTATTATCGAGACAATCATAAATATCCTCACATAAGTGACATGATAAAGCTTCCTCGCTGCTAGCTTTAGAAAAAAATTCACacaatgttgcttttttatcttttgtttatGTACTTTATATTATACTAATAATATCGTAGAAAATATGATGAATCAAAATGATTTTGGCCAGGATAATTGagacattacattttcatatcgTCCCATGCCTTCTCTTGGGTGAGCTCAGGCAGAAAGTTGAATGAATTTAGATGCATCTCTATCCTCAGCTCCTGCTGTCAGTCAACAGAAGATCGAGGTGACTCCCGCTGTTGCCATGGGAGACCCAGGTAAAGGAGGCACTCCCACCCTCACTGCACAGGTGGGCGGGGCTTGTAGCATCGTCCACGTCCTAGAGTGGAAGGAGGGGATGGCCATCCTGCCCAGCAGCAACCtcaaggtaaaaatgaaactgtGCCATTGCTTATTGTTTATCACCTGGACTACGATGTGGATTTGAAATGGACTCTGTGAAAGTATCATGGACCAGTATGGAATTGTAGGAAAGGGCATTTCACTTGTCTGTCTTAACCTGCATCTGTCATACAAAAGCAAATAAGCCAACAACATGTTTACAATTAGGAGCGTTATTTCAGATTCTGATGATGAATAATGTCTTAACAAAATCctgaatcattaaaaaagacgCTTTATTAATGTGAATGATATTGATCAGAAACTCACTGCAGTGGTTTAGCATAAAGAAGGCCACAGTAACAAAGCCAAACTGCTATAGACAGTCGAACCGTAACACATTATAGAGAAGCTGTGCTAGAATGGGAACAGGTTGGTAAAATGGAAACAAACCAGGCAACGTTGCATCTTTTGAAATAGTCTGATAAATTGTTTTTAGGAAGAGAAAGGGTTGGATGGACAAAACGACATCTCCCATCAAGACACATTCAAACAGATGgattgattgtgtgtgtgtgtgtgtgtgtgtgtgtgtgtgtgtgtgtgtgtgtgtgtgtgtgtgtgtgtgtgtgtgtgtgtgtgtgtgtgtgtgtgtgtgtgtgcgtgtgtgtgtgtgtttgtgcgtgtgttgcAGTTCTGTGTGAGTGATGTAGGAACATTGAGCACGCTGATCACTCCAGCGGCCGCCAGCAGCACCACTGAACCAGCAGCCGGGACTTCTGGGAGATCCGCTGACGCAGAGAGAGCTCCAGCAGACAAGCCAGGTAGTCGTGGTTACATAAGGACGTAGTAACGCAGGATCTGAACACTAAATACTGCACTTTTTTAATGCCTGACACTAAATTAGATACCTTGAAGTTCTATTTGCTTTTGTTCtagataaacaaatattttgcttGATAGGAATACAAATGCAGAGTGTATTTCCTAGTGTTGCAGGTCACACTAGTTAAGGACTGTTGTTCTAAGTGTTTCACATCATGCCCCTGTCAGTGATCACTTGGGCAATAATTCTTGACTCTTGACAAGAGAAGAGAGAGCAGCTGCCGGTTCATGTTAAAATATCAAGCAGGCATCACTCACATGTTGAGAAAAATCTAAATCCATCTGAAAAATGGTTGAAAGTAATCAATAAGTAGTGGAAATAGTCacaaatgataatgataacagCCCCCACATGAGTCCGGTAAAGGAAGTAAAAATCCATCAAAGACACGAGAGAACAGCAGagttttaattagattttaaatgttaacCTTATCATCATTCTTTACCTGTAGTCATTTAAATATCTTCTCTTGTCTCCTACATGTCAGACGTCTCGGCTCCTGTCGGCTCTGTGAGAGGTGCAGTAGTGGAGCCAGAGAGGTTGGTGCCGGTCAAACTTGAGGTCCAGGTTGGACTGGGACATCAGAACTATGATGCCAGAGCTCAGAGGACCTACACAGAGGAGCTACGCAGAGAGCCCATCACTGACAAGTATGTTGGTAACAGCTGTGGGAGATAACGCAATACCAAGTAATACGGGGCCAGAATCGCAGATATCAATGCTGAtactttttcattattaaaagCGGCCTATgtactttcattttgttgttaaacCTTAATTACGTaatcatataaatattaaaacacaggacgttttaaaaggcaaataacataatatgtgtttttattattgtagaTTGAAAGTACAAACATGCAAAAGCAGTGAGGATTacatgaagtgtttttgttttttcatttataagcCAAGAAATTACTGAAGTAGACACCTTGAGACAAATAAGGTACATCGAAACTGTAAAGTACAACAAAATCAATCCTGCAGTGGAGCGTACAATACCCTGATAATAGAAAAATAGGGAAAGAGAATACAGTCTGCTGATGTGTTGAGATCTGAGCCAAACTGTATCTGTCCTCTCGGCACCTCAGGAGGAGTGTCGGGGTGGAGAAGGTGCCAGCAGGCGGGAGGGTCTCCTCCCTTAACCTAGATCACCTGAAACccatgaggaagaggaaaaggaaggaatACCTGAGTCCCTCTGAGGAAGACTCTGACAACGAAGGCACGGTGGGACGGCattgttatttacatttaacatcaagataaaaatatagatGTTCTCATATCTGATGCATTCAGACAGATAAGCATAAATGTGGTTTCATTTACTGAAAGTTTAGTTAAgtgctttgttgtttgtttgctctAACTCAGTGACTACACCTTCCTTTTACTCTTAGCTCTTGTGTTATTTCTTTTACGTGTGTTTTAGGATGAGAAAATGGATGATTCTAAAGCAGACGGCAGACACATCAGAGGAGGTTGGActgatcttttatttttaagtttttctgttatgtcttctttcattcttttttgcgcttatttgcttatttgcttatttgcttatttgcttGCTGTACAGTACATCTGTTTTTCCTCCATTCCTCTTTTCCCACATTACATACAGATGCAGTGTCATAATAACGTTTCCCTGACAATATAATGCAATTCCATACATTAATTAACACTGAACATGCattgaattgtgttttattgtagtGTCAAGTAATGATTTCATCCAGCCCTTATATGTTCTCAATATCTTTTCAATGGTCCTTCCCTAACCTTTgagtatttttctttctttaataaatgtaataaatgtaataaaaataaaatgtatcccTTATAGAGGAATGGAAGTGTTTGGAGAATAACATTTTCACTCAGAACTTGTGCATAAGATTACTGATCTTCAAACACTGGCTGCTCCTTGTAtaaattaatcaactaattatTGAATTTGTATATTTGGTGAAGCTGGAGACAGTAAGACAGAGCAGTGGACGTGGGCTCAGTATCTGGAGGAAACCAAAGCTGTTGCTGCGCCCAACAAGCTTTTCCAAGAGGTACGTTTGAGTTCAAGATTCAGACTGCAGTCTCAGGCTCAGCTGCAGCACAGTGTACACACAGGTTCACCCATCAATGCAGCTCTTCCTTTAGCATAGTCGCTAATCTATTGCCCTGATTGAAAAAATAGTGGCGCATTTTCAAGAAAGggaatacaaaatgtaaatttaccTTGGAGAAAGAGATGTATGCAGCCAAAGCTCATACATTAATCTTCCTATTCTGTTACAGAGAGTACGGTTGAGGgaatttcatttttgatttatttttttaacaatctaaACATTTTTGCAACACAAGCTTTGTCTTGAATATACTTTCTGTTCCAACATTGTAAGTAGTATGAGAATAATAAACTTTCCatttgctgtgttttctgtcctttttttgttggttttcctGATCCAATTTCCCTCTATTCCTTGTTTTCAATTCATTTAGTTTGAATCTCTGTGATATGTGatgaaatatttgcttttgttttccacGTGTCCAGACCCAGAGAGTGCCAACAGTGAAGAACGGCTTTAAGCAGGGGATGAAGCTGGAAGGCATCGACCCGCAGCATCCGTCCATGTACTTTGTTCTCACTGTGGCCGAGGTGAGCCAGACGTCCATTAACACGGTCGATGGATCTTAATGGCCCGGCTGATTAGTTAGGATTAAAATCATCATTCACTCAAAGGCTGCTTTGCATGCAGGAGGAGTTCCGCCCTGTATGGCCTTCTCCAGCCGGCTTTTGTTTATCTAACGTATCATGTCATCATCCAGGTGTGCGGATACCGTCTGCGGCTTCATTTTGACGGCTACTCTGATTGCCACGACTTCTGGGTGAATGCCAACTCCCCCGACATCCACCCTGCAGGGTGGTGTGAGAGCACAGGACACAAACTGCACACTCCCAAAGGTGAGAGGTCAAAACACTCTGGACATACTGAAAGTCTAAGGGGCAAGTAGAACCTAAAGAGAATGAAATATCAGGAACACTTGTGCTCGATCTTACCTTTCACAGGAGAAATCTtcaggaatagtttgacattttgtgaaatacactCATTCATATTCACTTGCCCTGTCCATAGTTAACTAAATCCACCTTTAAAACTCACTGATTAACTTCCCCTCAAATATTGGAGTCTCTGcctgttgcctggcaacctcatgTTGATGAAAACACTCCAGGAAGTCAATGAGCCAAGCTTTTGtacatattaaacaaacaagatataaaatgTTGATGAGTGAAATTTAGAAGTGCTGGTAAGTGGATATTGTTACCTTTTAGAgccaaactatttctttaaatgatgGGATGTTTTACCaaatatgaatcattttaatcttctctctctacctcttttTCCCTACAGGCTGTAAAGAGGAGGAGTTTACCTGGACCAACTACCTGAGAATGACTAAAGCACAAGTGGCGACCAAAGAACTCTTTGCCAGTCCTGGGAGGGTAACTGCCACTATATAATATACGGTAGTTGTATTATCTACAAGCATGAATGGATGAGGTGAATGATTTGGGGTTGGGAAAACTCCAACTCCAACAAGAAGCAGCTATAATAAAACgttcttttaaacaatttacaGGTTCTATCtctttcagaaaacattttcacttcacAAGACCAAAAGTCAGGCCCGATGTCGTGTCTGATATTGTTGTAGTATTCATAATTAACGCCAGGACATCAAAAAGCGTTATGCTTGTTTGGGTTGATGTTGACTTGCTTCTGCAGGCTAATGTTTAAGCTAATGTTCAAGCTTCAACGTATGAAACTGCATcagttttttaaagattgttaAATTCTTAAACAAATGTAGAAACAGTCAAACAGTACAATTGGCACATCATTGATCAGCTAGCCCACAGCTCTGTCAGTCTCTACTTCCTTCTTTGAACTTGCCAGGTCATTTGTAAtatttctgctttctgtttaGATCGATGTGAAGTGCAGCTTTGAGATAGGAATGAAGCTTGAGGCCGTCGACCGTATGAACCCCTCCCTCATCTGTGTAGCAACCGTCACTGACATGGTGGACGAGCGCTTCCTGGTTCATTTTGACAACTGGGATGATACATACGACTActggtgagcctcaaaaacatTGGGGCTGTATGGGCTTTAGAAAATGACTGAGAAATGACCAGAACCACTGGGCCTATGGTTGAACTGTCCGTTCTTTTAGACGGTTTCACTTCATGTTTACAGATTTGGTTCATTTGTAAAAAGCCAGTGTGAACCAGAAGAGGACCAGAATTTAAAGTCAACAATGTTGGCCTGACAGAATGAACCAAGCTACAGGTGTAGTAAGGTTACCTTAATCTAAACATGGCCAGTAAGGGGACGAACAACTCAAAAACCAACTGACCCCCATTACCTTTATCTAGAGTTGCTATGGCTTACATACTGTAGTAATACTTTCGCCGTTAGATGCTCTACCTTTTTCATTCACTAGCTGCTAACTGTGTCAGTGTTACACAGTTTTTTCTTATACAGCAAACAGGATTTTAATCATTCTGTTGataacagctgctgctgctgtaaactaGGTTAGTAAGTGAACTAGTTAAGTTGTCATAATCCccaaacaacaaactaaatgaGGTTAACAAGCACATTAGAGCTGTACATTTAAGGGATAGTTAGCTCTGGGTTTGAGTGAGGTCATTCACATCATATGTAGTTATTTGAACACTTTATAGTGTTAGTATAAAGCATCAAATAAACATCAGTTAAGTCTGCAGTTAAATCTTTTTCAGCATCAAGGTGAGCAGCtcgaaaaaaacacaaaaaacattt
The sequence above is a segment of the Anoplopoma fimbria isolate UVic2021 breed Golden Eagle Sablefish chromosome 12, Afim_UVic_2022, whole genome shotgun sequence genome. Coding sequences within it:
- the l3mbtl1 gene encoding lethal(3)malignant brain tumor-like protein 1, producing the protein MSAKVNMEALPKEADRTPLDPCSSSPSEAVLICGSDGVAKKARPQTHTTTAFLLPAPAVSQQKIEVTPAVAMGDPGKGGTPTLTAQVGGACSIVHVLEWKEGMAILPSSNLKFCVSDVGTLSTLITPAAASSTTEPAAGTSGRSADAERAPADKPDVSAPVGSVRGAVVEPERLVPVKLEVQVGLGHQNYDARAQRTYTEELRREPITDKRSVGVEKVPAGGRVSSLNLDHLKPMRKRKRKEYLSPSEEDSDNEGTDEKMDDSKADGRHIRGAGDSKTEQWTWAQYLEETKAVAAPNKLFQETQRVPTVKNGFKQGMKLEGIDPQHPSMYFVLTVAEVCGYRLRLHFDGYSDCHDFWVNANSPDIHPAGWCESTGHKLHTPKGCKEEEFTWTNYLRMTKAQVATKELFASPGRIDVKCSFEIGMKLEAVDRMNPSLICVATVTDMVDERFLVHFDNWDDTYDYWCDSSSPYIHHIGWCQERNLPLTPPQDYPDQARFSWSQYLEETGSKAVAADAFNVRAAHSFQPQMKLEAVDKRSPGLIRVATVEEVETHRIKVHYDGWSHVYDEWMDSDHPDIHPAGWCEATSHPLKVPPRDAQTQQPHGVREPPATGLSTYLSSVPCKPINHPRANKYSFHNRKCPTPGCDGSGHVTGRFTAHHCISGCPLAERNQGRLKAELSDSECKRTIFFGQRTKKTHYRGRIGRPPKYRKNQQRDFQNMSSEGVYPSLFMSALSSQSDRTLSLCWEQHCKLLPGVQGIHASQVAAWNVEEVFRFVQNLIGCEEQARLFKEEMIDGEAFLLLTQTDIVKIMSIKLGPALKISNAIIMFKSTDEVLK
- the LOC129100344 gene encoding serine/arginine-rich splicing factor 6-like isoform X1; translated protein: MPRVYIGRLSYHVREKDIQRFFSGYGKLLETDLKNGYGFVEFEDNRDADDAVYELNGKELCGERVIVEHARGPRRDRDGYGGGYWGGGRSSGYSSRSRTGRDKYGPPVRTEYRLIVENLSSRCSWQDLKDFMRQAGEVTYADAHKERTNEGVIEFRSHSDMKRAIDKLDGTDINGRKIRLVEDQPRKRRSYSGSRSRSRSRRRSRSRSSRSRSRSHSRSRSPSNKRRRHSRSRSGRKSRSKSGESKSRSRNRRSRSGSRKSKSRSRSADRKSKSRSKSLSKVKSERGSRSRSKEMCGDKSRSPSPSPMENGKEERVAKSPSRSPSPQEADRRSKSREKRSASRSKSRSRSRSRSRSASQD
- the LOC129100344 gene encoding serine/arginine-rich splicing factor 6-like isoform X2, whose product is MPRVYIGRLSYHVREKDIQRFFSGYGKLLETDLKNGYGFVEFEDNRDADDAVYELNGKELCGERVIVEHARGPRRDRDGYGSGYSSRSRTGRDKYGPPVRTEYRLIVENLSSRCSWQDLKDFMRQAGEVTYADAHKERTNEGVIEFRSHSDMKRAIDKLDGTDINGRKIRLVEDQPRKRRSYSGSRSRSRSRRRSRSRSSRSRSRSHSRSRSPSNKRRRHSRSRSGRKSRSKSGESKSRSRNRRSRSGSRKSKSRSRSADRKSKSRSKSLSKVKSERGSRSRSKEMCGDKSRSPSPSPMENGKEERVAKSPSRSPSPQEADRRSKSREKRSASRSKSRSRSRSRSRSASQD